TAAGAATGGCAAATACGAGTTCACTCGGCTACCATTTGGACTCAAGAATGCACCGGCAATATTTCAGCGTGCACTGGATGAAATTCTGCGCCCTCATATTGGAGTTAGGTGTTATGTCTACATTGATGACATAATCATTTTCAGCCCTAGTGAGGATCAACATAGCAGTGATATCAATAAGATTTTTCAAACCTTACATCAAGCTAACATGAAAGTTCAGCTTGACAAATGCGAGTTTTTTAAAACCAAGGTAGAATTTCTAGGAATTGTCGTTTCCCAGGAAGGGGTACAGTCAAACCCGAAAAAAGTAGAAGCCATAGTAAATTTTCCCTATCCCAATACATTGAAAGACCTTCCATGTTTTCTTGGTTTATGCGGTTATTACCGCCGTTTTGTCAAGGATTATGCTAAAATAGCAAAACCTCTGACAAACCTGTTAAGAGGGGAAGAGGGTCGTGTGTCCCGAAACCAATCCAGCAAAAAATAGATAGAACTCGATATGTCTGCAAGAGAAGCTTTTGATAAACTGAAGGCTATACTGTCATCCAGGTATGTGATCTTGACATTCccagattttaataaaacttttgttCTTAGCCAGGAAAATAGGCCAATCGCTTTTGGCTTTTTGCATTGCTGTAGTCAATGCTGAGGGCAGAGGTTCAAATACATAACTACACTCCTACGTTGTAACTATAGCCAACGGCTACGGGAAAATTCAGGACGGAAGTTTTAAATTCATACATCCAATTAATCTTGAATCATATTATGACTGTTTgtataacacaaaaaaatacgttgataaaaatattttaaagacaaatcCATTATATCCAACCATGTATCTTGAACTAAATCAAAGCTTGGATCTGTTGGCGACTCTTAGGTTCATGACACCACAAAGAAATGTCAGATCAATAGATACTTTAGGAAAAACTGAAAACTCACTGCAGGATCACCCGACCATGATCACGCTAAACTTATTTATAAGACACTAAACGAAATAGCTGACAATACTGAGAAGCAAATGATAATAAATACGGATTTCACTAACAGACTGAACAACATTACAGGCTtggtaaatgatttttcaaATGCAATAAGAAAGGACGAAGCATTTATTAATGAAGAAacagaaattttaagaaataaagtaaGATTGATAAAAGAAACAATTGTTAATATAAAGTATGCCATACAATGGGCTAAAAATAACATTATAAATTAATtcctattaaataaagaagagatgactattgctatagaaaaatggaaaaaagaggACATGCCCTTTAACAATATAGAGGAAGCTTTAGAACtggcaaatgttaatatattaaGTAATAACACAAACCTCTTATACATAATTAAAATTCCtttgacaaatcctattttatataataatattattgtaaagccaattattaaaaatgattctattataaatttaacttttaaacaaatgtttgtaagtgaaaacgaaatatatgcaataaataataattgcttaaaatataataaaattgaaatttgtaaaagaaatcaaattataGATCTAAGTAAAGATAAATGTATTAAGAATATCATGAATAATCAAAGACCAACTTGTACAACCAGTAATATTCAGCATGTTCAACGCATTGAAGAAATATCAGAGGGACTTATTCTTCTCAATAATGTAAACGAAACTATATGAACAGAATCAATGAGATATGAGCTAAGTGGAACCTTCCTTATAAGATTTGACaacactacaataaaaatcaacgaaaaagtATATAAGAATCTGGAAGCATCTTATATGACGCCTATACCCGCCATAATACAAGAATCTCCAATAGAAGAAAAGAGACTTAACCTATTATCTCTAGAGTCACTTCAAGATCTACATTTaaagaacataaaaataattcatagaATACGAAGAGAAACATGGGTATCTAATGCTACTATCtttattgcttttctttttaCACTTAGTTTAACACTTTTGGCTATtaggaaagcaaaaaataaaaaattattaaccacAGTAATCGTGAATCCCGTACCAGCCCCAAAAGATATTAGTCCAACATCAACAGCAAGATTACATAATCTACCCTACTTTTCGAGCGCTCGTGGACGAACGCATTTAAGGGTGGAAGAGTTAACGGGAGTTATTGCTAAATTAATACTACTTATTTTTTACAAGCTCAACAAACAAATTGTGTCAATTCTGAAGAAATGCTTGCCTGTTGACGGAAGTTGTGTCGATTCTGGGGAATTGTTTACCAGTCGACGGAAGTTATTattgaattaataataattaattctcACACGCTTAACAATACAAATTGTGCCAATTCTAAGGTATTAAAAGCTGGTTGTTGcaaaatagttgaaaaatatgaaataagaaaaataaaaaaataaattgctgaattgcactttagctcttaagtttcattattgtaaaattaattaataagatcagttccaataaaatgttcaaatgaagAACAACATCTTCGGactgaagatattttattttttaaataaaaattaatcattggAATTAACTTGCATAAGAAACGCCTGGTATTAGGGTTTGATTTGTATTTGTGCCAAGGTTTTTCTGTTGATGATCATTATTGCTTTGTTCTTGTACAgcgtgaatttcttttttgcgtAGTGTTGGATATCTTTGTATTTGGAGTTTTTTGTAGATTTCACAGCCTCTATAATTAGCTGTGTGTTTTTTGCCACAATGAGCACATTTAATTTGGTATGTTTCcactttgttcttaattttacacatatttgtcTTGTGTTTGCCAGCACATTTTACGCGGACTGGATCTACCatacagtaattttttgtatgtccgTATCTCTGACAGTTTGCACATTGAGGAATTGTTCTTTTTTGACGCGGtggctcaaaactaattttacagtGGAGTAGATGAGTTCTACTGTATATGTCtttattgttttcgtttaattttagttcagttGAAAATAGTGACAGAGGTTGTTTTATTCCTGAagcgtttttaatttgtatgttgtGAATATTTGTTCTTTCATGACCTAgatcaaaaagttcattttttatgtcttcgaCAGGAGTCGAGTGATGCATCTGTcgtaaaaatactctaagcccttgttgctcttttggtctaaatgtataaaaagtttttttttttttgttttagtaggtctattatttttgtataatgtgTTGTTTCTTTCGGTTGTATTTTAATTACGTTTCGGCTAAgaacttttatttcaaatttagtatttgacagggaatttaaagcatttgttagagtacatacattttccacattttgtacctacatatattggtGGCGGTTTTTGTGCACGCTGCGTACCTGGATCTTTTTCTACTGGGTTGCTTTCTGGCTTATTGATATTTGGTTCTACATCCAAGAGATCGAACCTATTTGATGAAGCTGGATTGCCTAACCAATACTCTTGTAGAGTTGTTTGTGTAGagctttgcattttattcttttgttttttgttattattttcgagTTCGAGTTTGTTTGGCGATTGCTTATCGCGGTTTCTCTTTAAATGTGATTGCACaaagtctttttttttcgttttgtatttgcattttgtattgtgcgttactggtgatgacgaTGCGATCAGTGTAGATGGTGCGCTACATTCAGCACTACGTGTTGCGGTTTGAATGAGAGTTGAAGGTATATGGATTGGTTCAGGAGAAGTGGATGAAGTTGTTGTTGAACTTAGAGCTGCTGCTGATGTGGTGACAATGGAGTAGTGAGTACCAGTTGCTGTCGTGCATGATGTtactgctgtttcttgcggatagTTGTAGGGCGCCAAAGCAGTCTTTATTGCCGGACTCTCCAATTGATGATGATTAGCTGTTGGTGTTTTGCATTGATCACTCCACGATAGCGGTATTGTTGTATCTCTTATTTTAACCATAGTTTCTCTTGTTTCTACATGTACATTATTATCAGAGTAAGTTGAGCActgatttgattttgttgtttacaCGGTAGATAGCGGTATACTCCGTTCACGCGGTGGAGTGCGCTCCACTGGcattctaattttctttatatcgttgtttttttatttttatattgcatgcatatttcgcatgtttcgtccataaaagcatatttctatttcaaatgcatgattgcatattttttgacaaattttaagaaatttaaatcattcttctaaccaaagcataaagaaaaacaattcgcaGCTAAACTTTCGTTTAAAGAACAGATCTATAACATTTTATGCGTGAatctgtttcaaaatttatttatttgcttgatCCAATGAGGcgacaaatttgtttataaaaatgagactcaaaaattttcacgaaATGAGCTTGGCGCAATTATTGGTTACTATGATTTGTGAAGAGAGCACAACGACGAGTGCTATGTGTCACTTGTGTTAGTATGAAATGTATAGTAAACGCAGTAAGTTACATCATATTCTTCTGAGTTATTGCATGTATTTGAAGTAATCGGttgattgaaaattgggttaagatgccaaaagatagaaaagaaacgCCTGGTGAATTTATTGTGCATAtgaaaaaaccaattttccaaTGTTTTTCAGTCGGACAAATCAGTCttattttgttcacattgcaattgtttggtttctgcaaaaaaaaaaattcaagcaaacAGCACATTGATTCAGTGAAACACAAGGATGTtcaaggaagaaaaaaacaaaattctgaacGGGAAATGAGCCAATTGTTAATATCAAATTAcactgtgctacaaaaaaaaaacgaaatacacctgacaaattacacactgtaggttgtttatatggtcgaataatgcatgaaaatatttttgttatattttttgtaccctccaatttttatttatttataaaaaaaaccgttttttcagactttgcgcggtaatctacggatatctcagtcattttttcacagattttcaatattttatttgattaaacctggagaaagtgcttttttttatcatttttttaattttaacaattttttattgcataattttacaacaaaattaaagatgtttgttaatattctttgagtgcatttattaacgaagaaattaatgtattactttcaataatcggaTTTGCGTAAACTACGTTAGTTTttcgttaatagaaaatatgggcCATCATGTGTATTGCAGTGTGTACAATGTATTGGTCGTACTTTTTTTGTCAACTTTGAAAATTGGGATGAAGTTGTTCTGACTTGGAGTAAAAAGAACAATCatactgttttttatataaatttttttgttgattttacatacctaaatttttctaaaaatgtttacccGACCTTCGAAGAATCGCTCGTCTCGCGTTTGAGCTACCAACAGTAATCcgccaacatatgtattttgtttttttcgaggaaacgtttttcaattgacgcaaTTTCTTGATGAAACCTTTCCCCTTGTTCATCGCTGAATTTTCCAAGGTTCTCCGGAAAGAAGTCTAAATGTGAatgcaaaaagtgaattttgatgGACATTCTACATCCCATGTCTCCGTAGGCCCGCAAAAATTCATCCACGACTGCAACGTAGTTGTCACttctttttttcccaaaaagttttcacaaagagaaatgaaactCATCCATGCTCTTCTTTCCACCGGATTCAGTTTCTCAGTGAAATTTCCATCCTTCATGATTTTGCGAATTTGCGGTCCAACGAATATCCCTGCACATTAAcggaacattttttatattgtacaataatacaataggtTATATTTCCATGGAATATGCACatcaattttctaataattaaaaaattgtttttatttcagacgATTACTTgctactttcattttatttgaaatgtaatatcttctttaattttggcatcACTCAGCTTAGGGAAAGTCGTTTTTAAGTGTGAAAAAGCTTCACTGTCTTTATCTAGACGTTTCACAAACTGCTTCATGTAGCCGAGTTTCAAGTGCAATGGCGGTAATATGATTTTATCAGCTTTTACTAATTGAATGTTAACAACATTGTTTTTtccgattttgaaaaactttcgcaATGGCCACTCTTTTCGATCATAGTGATTGCTTGCACGACTATCCCATTCACAAAAATAACAGGGATATTTGGTGTAACCTCCTTGCATTCCGAAAAGAAGAGAATAAGGATCTTTGCCAAAGTTTCGTATGTCTCTTTCATATCAGTAGCATATGCCAAAGGCACGGATGGCAACTCGTTGTCGTTGTGTAATAACACAGCTTTTAAACCTGACAAAAAGCATACATCAAATTCAGGACTTATGTTTACAGagaaatctttcttttttaaagcgTAAAATCGATGAAATACTCACTTTTGCACGATCCATCGATGAATAATCGCCAATTTTTCGATTGATGTTCCGTGTTAAagcattgaaacaatttttcaacatcttTACAATAAGCAAGGTTTTGGTATTCGCcatcaatttcaaaattgttattgaaaataGTCCGCTCAGAGTTTTTCCTTCttaatgttattttgaaatcattttctaCAAGATTCCATTGTTTTAATCGTGATGCCAAAACCTCAGCATGTCTGTATGAGAGTTCTAGATCACGTACTAAATCGCTCATATCTGAATTCGAAACAAAATGCCCCTCTTTTGATTCTAACGCAGCTGTGATAAAAGGTTCATCACTATGTGAACTATTAGATGAACTGTTATCACCGCTTCTTGAATCAGCTATTTTTTGTACTTCAGTtagcttgttttcattttctcttaAAGATGGTTTCGTAGCAGTTAGCACTTCGGGATACTTTATACTGTTACGTGTTTTGAAGCGCTGACCTTGGAGGTTGGTTTGGCAAAAGTAGCAGTCTTCTGGTCTGTGAATGACTTGATGATGCCAAACCATTGGGCTCGAAAATGGCAAACGATCTTGAAAACACTGACTagatttccacttttttagtgATATGGAGCACGTGGAACATATATATTCTGGTTCATACCAGCGACTTTCACTATAATTGCGCTCAAAGTGAAGATTGTATGCTTCAACCACGatagtatttgtttgaaaaatatgaaataagaaaaataaaaaaataaattgctgaattgcactttagctcttaagtttcattattgtaaaattaattaataagatcagttccaataaaatgttcaaatgaagAACAACATCTTCGGactgaagatattttattttttaaataaaaattaatcattggAATTAACTTGCATAAGAAACGCCTGGTATTAGGGTTTGATTTGTATTTGTGCCAAGGTTTTTCTGTTGATGATCATTATTGCTTTGTTCTTGTGCAgcgtgaatttcttttttgcgtAGTGTTGGATATCTTTGTATTTGGAGTTTTTTGTAGATTTCACAGCCTCTATAATTAGCTGTGTGTTTTTTGCCACAATGAGCACATTTAATTTGGTATGTTTCcactttgttcttaattttacacatatttgtcTTGTGTTTGCCAGCACATTTTACGCGGACTGGATCTACCatacagtaattttttgtatgtccgTATCTCTGACAGTTTGCACATTGAGGAATTGTTCTTTTTTGACGCGGtggctcaaaactaattttacagtGGAGTAGATGAGTTCTACTGTATATGTCtttattgttttcgtttaattttagttcagttGAAAATAGTGACAGAGGTTGTTTTATTCCTGAagcgtttttaatttgtatgttgtgaatatttgttgtttcatgacctagatcaaaaagttcattttttatgtcttcgaCAGGAGTCGAGTGATGCATCTGTcgtaaaaatactctaagcccttgttgctcttttggtctaaatgtataaaatttttttttttttttgttttagtaagtctattatttttgtataatgtgTTGTTTCTTTCGGTTGTATTTTAATTACGTTTCGGCTAAgaacttttatttcaaatttagtatttgacagggaatttaaagcatttgttagagtacatacattttccacattttgtacctacatatattggtGGCGGTTTTTGTGCACGCTGCGTACCTGGATCTTTTTCTACTGGGTTGCTTTCTGGCTTATTGATATTTGGTTCTACATCCAAGAGATCGAACCTATTTGATGAAGCTGGATTGCCTAACCAATACTCTTGTAGAGTTGTTTGTGTAGAGCTttgcattttgttcttttgttttttgttattattttcgagTTCGAGTTTGTTTGGCGATTGCTTATCGCGGTTTCTCTTTAAATGTGATTGCACaaagtctttttttttcgttttgtatttgcattttgtattgtgcgttactggtgatgacgaTGCGCTACATTCAGCACTACGTGTTGCGGTTTGAATGAGAGTTGAAGGTGTATGGATTGGTTCAGGAGAAGTGGATGAAGTTGTTGTTGAACTTAGAGCTGCTGCTGATGTGGCGACAATGGAGTAGTGAGTACCAGTTGCTGTCGTGCATGATGTtactgctgtttcttgcggatagTTGTAGGGCGCCAAAGCAGTCTTTATTGCCGGACTCTCCAATTGATGATGATTAGCTGTTGGTGTTTTGCATTGATCACTCCACGATAGCGGTATTGTTGTATCTCTTATTTTAACCATAGTTTCTCTTGTTTCTACATGTACATTATTATCAGAGTAAGTTGAGCActgatttgattttgttgtttacaCGGTAGATAGCGGTATACTCCGTTCACGCGGTGGAGTGCGCTCCACTGGcattctaattttctttatatcgttgtttttttatttttatattgcatgcatatttcgcatgtttcgtccataaaagcatatttctatttcaaatgcatgattgcatattttttgacaaattttaagaaatttaaatcattcttctaaccaaagcataaagaaaaacaattcgcaGCTAAACTTTCGTTTAAAGAACAGATCTATAACATTTTATGCGTGAatctgtttcaaaatttatttatttgcttgatCCAATGAGGcgacaaatttgtttataaaaatgagactcaaaaattttcacgaaATGAGCTTGGCGCAATTATTGGTTACTATGATTTGTGAAGAGAGCACAACGACAAGTGCTATGTGTCACTTGTGTTAGTATGAAATGTATAGTAAACGCAGTAAGTTACATCATATTCTTCTGAGTTATTGCATGTATTTGAAGTAATCGGttgattgaaaattgggttaagatgccaaaagatagaaaagaaacgCCTGGTGAATTTATTGTGCATAtgaaaaaaccaattttccaaTGTTTTTCAGTCGGACAAATCAGTCttattttgttcacattgcaattgtttggtttctgcaaaaaaaaaaattcaagcaaacAGCACATTGATTCAGTGAAACACAAGGATGTtcaaggaagaaaaaaacaaaattctgaacGGGAAATGAGCCAATTGTTAATATCAAATTAcactgtgctacaaaaaaaaaacgaaatacacctgacaaattacacactgtaggttgtttatatggtcgaataatgcatgaaaatatttttgttatattttttgtaccctccaatttttatttatttataaaaaaaaccgttttttcagactttgcgcggtaatctacggatatctcagtcattttttcacagattttcaatattttatttgattaaacctggagaaagtgcttttttttatcatttttttaattttaacaattttttattgcataattttacaacaaaattaaagatgtttgttaatattctttgagtgcatttattaacgaagaaattaatgtattactttcaataatcggaTTTGCGTAAACTACGTTAGTTTttcgttaatagaaaatatgggcCATCATGTGTATTGCAGTGTGTACAATGTATTGGTCGTACTTTTTTTGTCAACTTTGAAAATTGGGATGAAGTTGTTCTGACTTGGAGTAAAAAGAACAATCatactgttttttatataaatttttttgttgattttacatacctaaatttttctaaaaatgtttacccGACCTTCGAAGAATCGCTCGTCTCGCGTTTGAGCTACCAACAGTAATCcgccaacatatgtattttgtttttttcgaggaaacgtttttcaattgacgcaaTTTCTTGATGAAACCTTTCCCCTTGTTCATCGCTGAATTTTCCAAGGTTCTCCGGAAAGAAGTCTAAATGTGAatgcaaaaagtgaattttgatgGACATTCTACATCCCATGTCTCCGTAGGCCCGCAAAAATTCATCCACGACTGCAACGTAGTTGTCACttctttttttcccaaaaagttttcacaaagagaaatgaaactCATCCATGCTCTTCTTTCCACCGGATTCAGTTTCTCAGTGAAATTTCCATCCTTCATGATTTTGCGAATTTGCGGTCCAACGAATATCCCTGCACATTAAcggaacattttttatattgtacaataatacaataggtTATATTTCCATGGAATATGCACatcaattttctaataattaaaaaattgtttttatttcagacgATTACTTgctactttcattttatttgaaatgtaatatcttctttaattttggcatcACTCAGCTTAGGGAAAGTCGTTTTTAAGTGTGAAAAAGCTTCACTGTCTTTATCTAGACGTTTCACAAACTGCTTCATGTAGCCGAGTTTCAAGTGCAATGGCGGTAATATGATTTTATCAGCTTTTACTAATTGAATGTTAACAACATTGTTTTTtccgattttgaaaaactttcgcaATGGCCACTCTTTTCGATCATAGTGATTGCTTGCACGACTATCCCATTCACAAAAATAACAGGGATATTTGGTGTAACCTCCTTGCATTCCGAAAAGAAGAGAATAAGGATCTTTGCCAAAGTTTCGTATGTCTCTTTCATATCAGTAGCATATGCCAAAGGCACGGATGGCAACTCGTTGTCGTTGTGTAATAACACAGCTTTTAAACCTGACAAAAAGCATACATCAAATTCAGGACTTATGTTTACAGagaaatctttcttttttaaagcgTAAAATCGATGAAATACTCACTTTTGCACGATCCATCGATGAATAATCGCCAATTTTTCGATTGATGTTCCGTGTTAAagcattgaaacaatttttcaacatcttTACAATAAGCAAGGTTTTGGTATTCGCcatcaatttcaaaattgttattgaaaataGTCCGCTCAGAGTTTTTCCTTCttaatgttattttgaaatcattttctaCAAGATTCCATTGTTTTAATCGTGATGCCAAAACCTCAGCATGTCTGTATGAGAGTTCTAGATCACGTACTAAATCGCTCATATCTGAATTCGAAACAAAATGCCCCTCTTTTGATTCTAACGCAGCTGTGATAAAAGGTTCATCACTATGTGAACTATTAGATGAACTGTTATCACCGCTTCTTGAATCAGCTATTTTTTGTACTTCAGTtagcttgttttcattttctcttaAAGATGGTTTCGTAGCAGTTAGCACTTCGGGATACTTTATACTGTTACGTGTTTTGAAGCGCTGACCTTGGAGGTTGGTTTGGCAAAAGTAGCAGTCTTCTGGTCTGTGAATGACTTGATGATGCCAAACCATTGGGCTCGAAAATGGCAAACGATCTTGAAAACACTGACTagatttccacttttttagtgATATGGAGCACGTGGAACATATATATTCTGGTTCATACCAGCGACTTTCACTATAATTGCGCTCAAAGTGAAGATTGTATGCTTCAACCACGatagtatttgtttgaaaaatatgaaataagaaaaataaaaaaataaattgctgaattgcactttagctcttaagtttcattattgtaaaattaattaataagatcagttccaataaaatgttcaaatgaagAACAACATCTTCGGactgaagatattttattttttaaataaaaattaatcattggAATTAACTTGCATAAGAAACGCCTGGTATTAGGGTTTGATTTGTATTTGTGCCAAGGTTTTTCTGTTGATGATCATTATTGCTTTGTTCTTGTGCAgcgtgaatttcttttttgcgtAGTGTTGGATATCTTTGTATTTGGAGTTTTTTGTAGATTTCACAGCCTCTATAATTAGCTGTGTGTTTTTTGCCACAATGAGCACATTTAATTTGGTATGTTTCcactttgttcttaattttacacatatttgtcTTGTGTTTGCCAGCACATTTTACGCGGACTGGATCTACCatacagtaattttttgtatgtccgTATCTCTGACAGTTTGCACATTGAGGAATTGTTCTTTTTTGACGCGGtggctcaaaactaattttacagtGGAGTAGATGAGTTCTACTGTATATGTCtttattgttttcgtttaattttagttcagttGAAAATAGTGACAGAGGTTGTTTTATTCCTGAagcgtttttaatttgtatgttgtgaatatttgttgtttcatgacctagatcaaaaagttcattttttatgtcttcgaCAGGAGTCGAGTGATGCATCTGTcgtaaaaatactctaagcccttgttgctcttttggtctaaatgtataaaatttttttttttttttgttttagtaagtctattatttttgtataatgtgTTGTTTCTTTCGGTTGTATTTTAATTACGTTTCGGCTAAgaacttttatttcaaatttagtatttgacagggaatttaaagcatttgttagagtacatacattttccacattttgtacctacatatattggtGGCGGTTTTTGTGCACGCTGCGTACCTGGATCTTTTTCTACTGGGTTGCTTTCTGGCTTATTGATATTTGGTTCTACATCCAAGAGATCGAACCTATTTGATGAAGCTGGATTGCCTAACCAATACTCTTGTAGAGTTGTTTGTGTAGAGCTttgcattttgttcttttgttttttgttattattttcgagTTCGAGTTTGTTTGGCGATTGCTTATCGCGGTTTCTCTTTAAATGTGATTGCACAAAgtcttttttgacgtgataacgtcttataattcgatttagccggctgcacgaaaaaatgtgtcgttaccttgctcatttgtcgttaccttgctcattagtgttaccttgctcattagtgttaccttgctcatttgt
The Anastrepha ludens isolate Willacy chromosome X, idAnaLude1.1, whole genome shotgun sequence DNA segment above includes these coding regions:
- the LOC128870118 gene encoding uncharacterized protein LOC128870118, whose product is MVKIRDTTIPLSWSDQCKTPTANHHQLESPAIKTALAPYNYPQETAVTSCTTATGTHYSIVTTSAAALSSTTTSSTSPEPIHTPSTLIQTATRSAECSAPSTLIASSSPRNRDKQSPNKLELENNNKKQKNKMQSSTQTTLQEYWLGNPASSNRFDLLDVEPNINKPESNPVEKDPGTQRAQKPPPIYCSTYSDNNVHVETRETMVKIRDTTIPLSWSDQCKTPTANHHQLESPAIKTALAPYNYPQETAVTSCTTATGTHYSIVATSAAALSSTTTSSTSPEPIHTPSTLIQTATRSAECSASSSPRNRDKQSPNKLELENNNKKQKNKMQSSTQTTLQEYWLGNPASSNRFDLLDVEPNINKPESNPVEKDPGTQRAQKPPPIYCSTYSDNNVHVETRETMVKIRDTTIPLSWSDQCKTPTANHHQLESPAIKTALAPYNYPQETAVTSCTTATGTHYSIVTTSAAALSSTTTSSTSPEPIHIPSTLIQTATRSAECSAPSTLIASSSPRNRDKQSPNKLELENNNKKQKNKMQSSTQTTLQEYWLGNPASSNRFDLLDVEPNINKPESNPVEKDPGTQRAQKPPPIYATSGLNDSNTYAAAGVLREAKITAEPLRGPSASVRVLTPTSAPTASAPTVSVLTPTSAPTASLSYSAAAAANINISTPPTLSASSTNADAVAAHINMSTAGAKQSIVPVPSEQMHTQTSWTTIQGRMRKANKRSRDVVIGLNSSTEIDIVATNKRSLRNTYQFHLKFLNTNYARNAPIAGALREFNEVLSSVDNTVQH